Proteins encoded within one genomic window of Formosa agariphila KMM 3901:
- a CDS encoding leucine-rich repeat protein yields MSLIQQKYINGISNPYYEPNTFIGGVSTDVPDKLVLASKLGINASNIPYFKIIGSDVEAYIDIDYEITGTQSFRDNLNLTYFKCLEGRLKKGISSNIFGGCANLQYFEAVGLTYIGYGFLQSTPNLIEIKMPALTDPSSETNAFVGVNPDCDIYVPIEAMTANNGYPLGVLYSTGNWEVNYIGYVDNPLDFNTELGGVQNILTSRALVGEKIGVKAARIVNLSIDSDRIKFKVLAPSYSIASYAFQNDQNLTFYNDSDLVVGFGSNAFYNCGVSQLTFNGVINFNSGGTFRNMSNLTSLVMNNCVTWRGGQSIRNTPLLVNWEMPSLEAILSGNLTFYDFNTNLTAKKLKQAGPTVGDDTMFTNASGNRTIKVHEFLATSNGGLADEDLQYLKDSRGYTVEFYDDNGDYVSTL; encoded by the coding sequence ATGAGTTTGATACAGCAAAAATATATTAATGGTATTAGTAACCCGTATTATGAGCCAAACACATTTATAGGAGGAGTCTCTACAGACGTACCAGATAAGTTGGTTTTAGCAAGTAAACTAGGAATAAACGCATCAAACATACCTTACTTCAAAATAATAGGAAGTGATGTAGAAGCTTATATTGATATTGATTACGAGATAACGGGAACTCAGTCCTTCCGAGATAATTTAAATTTAACATATTTTAAATGCTTAGAAGGCAGACTTAAGAAAGGGATATCTTCTAACATATTTGGAGGGTGTGCTAATCTACAGTATTTTGAAGCTGTAGGTTTAACGTATATAGGGTACGGGTTTTTGCAAAGCACACCTAATTTGATAGAGATTAAAATGCCTGCTCTAACAGACCCATCTTCAGAGACAAATGCGTTTGTAGGGGTAAACCCTGATTGTGATATATATGTTCCGATAGAAGCTATGACGGCTAATAACGGCTACCCTTTAGGAGTTCTATATTCTACAGGAAATTGGGAAGTAAACTATATTGGATATGTAGATAATCCATTAGATTTTAATACCGAATTAGGAGGGGTTCAGAATATTTTGACATCTAGAGCCTTAGTAGGGGAGAAAATAGGGGTTAAGGCTGCTAGGATAGTAAATCTATCCATTGACTCCGATAGAATTAAATTTAAGGTTTTAGCTCCTTCGTACAGCATAGCTAGTTACGCATTCCAAAACGACCAAAACCTTACTTTTTATAATGACAGTGATTTAGTTGTTGGTTTTGGTTCTAATGCTTTTTATAATTGTGGGGTATCTCAATTAACATTTAACGGGGTTATTAACTTCAACTCTGGAGGGACTTTTAGAAATATGAGCAATCTCACTTCACTTGTAATGAATAATTGCGTTACGTGGCGAGGAGGACAAAGCATTAGAAACACTCCATTATTGGTAAATTGGGAAATGCCTTCATTAGAAGCTATACTAAGTGGAAATCTTACATTTTATGATTTCAATACCAACTTAACAGCTAAAAAATTAAAACAAGCAGGACCAACAGTAGGAGACGACACTATGTTTACTAATGCATCAGGAAATAGAACGATAAAAGTACATGAGTTCTTAGCTACTAGCAACGGAGGTTTAGCTGACGAGGATTTACAGTATTTAAAAGACTCAAGAGGTTATACTGTAGAATTTTACGACGACAACGGGGATTATGTGTCAACACTATAA
- a CDS encoding phage baseplate protein — protein sequence MNHLNFNQTGGFGLSTNILDALQSSLALLGGLGEMAGDKTILKGCELVGANVTDGIVYLNGEAFVFKGGTPLISVKIYETATQKIFENGDVKDVIFERWVGFGTGTGAIPWSDFVKVDTLRNLKSRILPAGTNPQLYSGSVTQIPSGWQLCDGTNGTPNLKGRFIVGYDSSDYDYNTIGKTGGEKKHTLTEAELPAHDHDLTNTVYSNESGGINAGDKLSHDGNIYAREVTKTNNAGSGQSHENRPPYYTLAYIIYIEN from the coding sequence ATGAATCATTTAAACTTTAACCAAACGGGCGGTTTCGGACTAAGCACAAACATTTTAGATGCACTACAAAGTAGTTTAGCACTATTGGGAGGGCTTGGAGAAATGGCAGGCGATAAAACCATTTTAAAAGGCTGCGAGCTTGTAGGGGCAAATGTTACCGACGGTATTGTTTACCTTAACGGAGAAGCTTTTGTTTTTAAAGGAGGTACACCTTTAATTTCTGTAAAAATATATGAAACGGCAACACAAAAAATCTTTGAAAATGGAGATGTAAAAGATGTGATTTTTGAGCGTTGGGTTGGATTTGGAACAGGAACAGGTGCTATACCGTGGAGCGATTTTGTAAAAGTAGATACCCTTAGAAATCTAAAATCTCGTATTCTACCTGCAGGAACAAACCCACAACTATACAGCGGTTCTGTAACTCAAATTCCAAGTGGTTGGCAATTATGCGACGGAACCAATGGTACACCAAACTTAAAAGGACGGTTTATTGTTGGTTACGATTCTTCAGATTACGATTATAACACCATAGGGAAAACGGGAGGAGAAAAGAAGCATACGTTAACCGAAGCCGAACTTCCTGCTCACGATCACGATCTTACTAATACCGTTTATAGTAACGAATCTGGAGGTATTAACGCAGGCGATAAACTATCTCACGATGGGAACATATATGCGCGAGAAGTTACAAAAACAAACAACGCAGGAAGCGGCCAATCTCACGAAAACCGACCACCATACTACACTTTAGCATACATAATTTATATAGAAAACTAA
- a CDS encoding DUF6046 domain-containing protein translates to MSTYRPDISQLFNAAFGVIPITYKVDNQAPNNGLVNYQSIPVKTYEAAKKMSWMGTPIMFPMKFKGGSYQYYKSTAVLAQKQLNDFELPPATMVDFRRAKNITKTQVLGSNGTVKEIYGFDDWQIRIRGLCLDTPNQSAYEQHLSLLPWEGLADSIEVLGELFIDKSIYRITLEDVDFKQAQGKENVIPFEITASSDEPLELVL, encoded by the coding sequence ATGAGTACATATAGACCCGACATATCGCAATTGTTTAACGCCGCATTTGGTGTAATACCTATTACTTATAAGGTAGATAACCAAGCGCCTAATAATGGTTTGGTAAACTACCAGTCGATTCCTGTAAAAACTTACGAGGCCGCAAAGAAAATGAGTTGGATGGGTACGCCTATTATGTTTCCGATGAAGTTTAAAGGTGGATCGTACCAATATTATAAATCGACTGCAGTATTGGCACAAAAGCAATTAAACGATTTTGAATTGCCACCTGCTACAATGGTTGATTTTAGACGTGCCAAGAACATTACTAAAACTCAAGTATTAGGAAGTAACGGTACTGTAAAGGAAATATACGGTTTCGACGATTGGCAGATACGTATTAGAGGCTTGTGTCTAGATACACCAAATCAATCGGCTTATGAACAGCATTTGAGTTTATTGCCTTGGGAAGGCTTGGCCGATAGTATAGAGGTATTAGGCGAACTGTTTATTGATAAAAGTATTTATAGAATTACTCTAGAGGATGTTGATTTTAAACAGGCTCAAGGCAAAGAAAATGTAATCCCGTTTGAGATTACCGCAAGTAGTGACGAACCCTTAGAATTGGTTTTATGA
- a CDS encoding phage tail tape measure protein gives MSGSSTTTQWILELMDKVSAPMRGVDKSTKAVDKTLRNVTAALDDMDDTTRSTANQAIQSFNDLSSEIKKEETHIKSLKDHLASLGDTVDPLTRKQIDFDVKQAETKVRRYKEQLVEVQHELEDIEKGPDSEKLKANWGAAVVVANQTVELVNKAIDGLRFTTEIEDLKTNIERFSGASGDDLDNLTAKAYKLGAVFKESPDEIAKAANAMTKQIGGSYEENFALIEAGFEKGANINGDFIDQLKEYPTFIEQLGLSQSQAIALMAQAGKDGIFSDKAIDSIKEADLSLRELGQPQIDALKGIGLAAEDLAGKTSFEAVQMISKSMEGATTQAKQLVLADIFKGAGEDAGLGWIEGLGSIDLDINNIPSIKQANGGIRGWLADLKTSFSSTFGSIASSVVELSPVVTGIASMIPLMSTLSKVTWIQTAATKIGTAAQWLWNAALTANPIGLVIVGVAALTAGIIWLSTNVTGWGEAWEHTWTGAKLLFSAFVLKIQADFNTMTNGLMLGINQIKEGWYKFKLAMGIGDTAENQSMLNQINADTEARKKSIVDGYQEAAKVALESGLAFKKAGGSLSLVEDTEKQSASTSTSSLGNFTNLLDGKTAPTGTSGSGGSGSSSSLNGIGKGAGKTVTMNLDIKNYFNIDGNWRNDIDKIADAVTGKINDRLRDSLISL, from the coding sequence ATGTCAGGTAGTAGTACAACAACACAATGGATTTTAGAGCTTATGGACAAGGTGTCTGCACCCATGCGTGGTGTAGATAAAAGTACCAAGGCTGTAGATAAAACATTACGCAATGTTACAGCTGCTTTAGACGATATGGACGATACTACACGATCTACTGCAAACCAAGCCATTCAAAGTTTTAACGATCTAAGTTCTGAAATAAAAAAGGAAGAGACTCACATTAAATCCCTAAAAGATCATTTAGCAAGTTTAGGCGATACTGTAGATCCGTTAACGAGAAAACAAATAGACTTTGATGTAAAACAGGCTGAAACTAAAGTTAGACGTTATAAAGAGCAATTAGTTGAAGTACAACACGAGCTTGAGGATATTGAAAAAGGTCCCGATTCGGAAAAACTGAAAGCCAACTGGGGTGCTGCTGTTGTTGTAGCAAATCAAACTGTTGAATTGGTTAACAAGGCTATTGATGGTTTACGGTTTACTACAGAAATTGAAGATTTAAAAACAAACATTGAACGGTTCTCTGGAGCTTCAGGCGATGACTTAGACAATTTAACAGCTAAAGCGTATAAACTTGGTGCTGTATTTAAAGAAAGTCCAGACGAAATTGCCAAAGCTGCTAATGCTATGACTAAACAAATTGGTGGTAGTTACGAAGAGAACTTTGCGCTTATTGAAGCAGGATTTGAAAAAGGTGCAAACATTAATGGTGATTTTATAGATCAACTTAAAGAATACCCAACCTTTATAGAGCAACTCGGTTTATCGCAATCTCAAGCTATCGCATTAATGGCTCAGGCAGGTAAAGATGGGATTTTTAGCGACAAAGCCATCGACTCTATTAAAGAAGCCGATTTGTCTTTACGTGAATTAGGACAACCACAAATAGATGCTTTAAAAGGTATTGGTTTGGCTGCTGAAGATTTAGCAGGTAAAACCTCTTTTGAAGCCGTGCAAATGATTAGTAAATCTATGGAAGGTGCAACTACTCAAGCCAAACAACTGGTTTTAGCCGATATTTTTAAGGGGGCAGGCGAAGACGCTGGGCTTGGTTGGATTGAAGGTTTAGGAAGTATCGATTTAGATATAAATAATATTCCATCTATAAAACAAGCTAATGGCGGTATTCGTGGTTGGTTAGCCGACTTAAAAACGTCGTTCAGTTCTACCTTTGGAAGTATAGCGTCCTCAGTCGTGGAATTGTCTCCAGTAGTTACAGGTATCGCGTCCATGATTCCTTTAATGTCTACATTAAGCAAGGTAACTTGGATACAAACAGCAGCAACAAAAATAGGAACGGCTGCACAATGGTTATGGAATGCTGCTTTAACAGCAAACCCAATAGGATTGGTAATTGTAGGCGTTGCTGCCTTAACTGCAGGAATAATTTGGCTAAGTACGAATGTTACAGGTTGGGGCGAAGCGTGGGAACATACTTGGACAGGTGCAAAATTATTATTTAGTGCCTTTGTACTAAAAATTCAAGCCGATTTTAATACCATGACTAACGGCTTAATGCTTGGTATAAACCAAATTAAAGAAGGTTGGTATAAGTTTAAACTTGCAATGGGGATTGGGGATACAGCCGAAAACCAAAGCATGTTAAACCAAATAAACGCCGATACTGAAGCTCGAAAAAAGTCTATTGTAGATGGTTATCAAGAAGCTGCCAAAGTTGCCTTAGAATCTGGTCTTGCATTTAAAAAAGCAGGCGGTTCTTTAAGCCTTGTAGAAGATACTGAAAAACAAAGTGCTTCAACTTCGACTTCTAGTTTAGGCAATTTCACAAATTTACTAGATGGTAAAACAGCTCCAACAGGAACTAGTGGTTCTGGCGGTTCTGGAAGCTCAAGCAGTTTAAACGGTATTGGTAAAGGTGCAGGCAAAACCGTTACCATGAACTTAGACATTAAAAACTATTTCAATATAGATGGTAATTGGCGCAACGACATCGATAAAATAGCCGATGCCGTAACAGGAAAAATTAACGATCGTTTACGCGATTCGCTTATCTCTTTATAA
- a CDS encoding DUF2586 family protein — protein sequence MSFRGVNINKLNGGLGRSNPNEDNIFILAACMPITGTTVTLYEPVKLLQHEDAVALGIDAAFDANESVLVYNEIKDFFTYCPDGVLHLIPVAETLSPSGVVAVEAFITAVRSVPEAKVIGIMNTTTAVPEIDEEVEAVQLFVDNFREEFRYIDNVLLEGRGEAAAITPVANYPDLRAKNAPNVSVSIAQDPAVATIDAAYTKYAAIGSVLGMLAVRQVNENLGSVDILNKPIGFRGREDYPLTIDGTSRWEASNLSDGNTFETLSYADQKALTNSGYIYAGSFSGYGGVFFNSAPTCVEKADDYAYIENNRVWNKAVRIIRETLIPRVRGIVKKDALTGYIKSTTISDWNSRLNKAMEVMITNNEISGFEFYINPKQTLSEDTPLKVTGHIVVDAIVFEFEVDLGLTDKL from the coding sequence ATGAGTTTTAGAGGTGTAAATATTAACAAGTTAAACGGTGGTTTAGGGCGTAGCAACCCCAACGAAGACAATATTTTTATATTGGCTGCGTGTATGCCTATTACAGGTACAACCGTAACACTTTACGAACCTGTAAAATTGTTGCAGCATGAGGATGCTGTAGCATTAGGTATTGATGCTGCTTTCGATGCTAATGAAAGTGTCCTGGTTTACAATGAAATTAAAGATTTCTTTACGTATTGTCCAGATGGTGTATTGCATTTAATTCCAGTTGCCGAAACTTTATCGCCATCAGGGGTTGTTGCTGTTGAAGCATTTATTACAGCGGTAAGATCTGTACCAGAGGCTAAAGTAATTGGTATAATGAACACTACAACCGCCGTTCCAGAAATTGACGAAGAGGTTGAAGCTGTGCAATTGTTTGTAGATAATTTTCGTGAAGAATTTAGATATATAGACAATGTATTATTAGAAGGGCGTGGTGAAGCTGCTGCAATAACACCCGTTGCGAATTACCCAGACCTACGTGCTAAAAATGCACCAAACGTTTCGGTAAGTATTGCTCAAGATCCAGCTGTTGCGACTATTGATGCTGCTTATACTAAATACGCTGCTATTGGTTCTGTTTTAGGCATGTTAGCTGTTAGACAGGTAAACGAAAACCTAGGTTCTGTAGATATTTTAAACAAACCTATAGGGTTTAGAGGGCGCGAAGATTATCCGCTTACTATAGATGGTACAAGCCGTTGGGAAGCCTCAAACTTATCAGACGGGAATACGTTCGAGACCTTATCATATGCCGACCAAAAAGCCTTAACTAATTCAGGCTACATCTATGCAGGAAGCTTTAGCGGATATGGTGGTGTATTTTTTAACAGTGCGCCTACTTGTGTGGAAAAAGCAGACGATTACGCTTATATAGAAAACAATCGTGTATGGAATAAAGCCGTGCGAATTATTAGAGAAACCTTAATTCCCCGTGTACGTGGTATTGTAAAAAAAGATGCTCTAACTGGTTATATAAAATCTACAACCATTTCCGATTGGAATTCACGCCTTAATAAGGCTATGGAGGTTATGATTACCAATAACGAAATAAGTGGTTTTGAGTTTTACATAAACCCAAAACAAACTTTAAGCGAAGACACACCGCTAAAAGTAACAGGGCATATTGTTGTAGACGCTATTGTGTTTGAGTTTGAAGTAGATTTAGGATTAACCGATAAATTATAA
- a CDS encoding N-acetylmuramoyl-L-alanine amidase, with the protein MRDIKYIVVHCSATQAGKAFTAKDIDRWHKERGWKGIGYHYVVNIDGSEETGRPEEQIGAHVKDYNKSSIGVCYIGGLNRMNKPEDTRTPQQKTALLALLKRLRRKYPKAKIVGHRDLSKDLNGNGTIESFEWSKACPSYNASLEYKNL; encoded by the coding sequence ATGAGAGATATTAAATACATAGTTGTGCATTGCTCTGCCACTCAAGCAGGAAAAGCCTTTACGGCTAAAGATATTGACCGTTGGCATAAAGAACGCGGTTGGAAAGGTATTGGTTATCATTATGTAGTTAATATAGATGGTAGCGAAGAGACAGGCCGTCCAGAAGAGCAAATTGGAGCCCATGTAAAGGATTACAACAAAAGCAGTATTGGGGTATGCTACATTGGTGGTTTAAACCGAATGAATAAACCAGAAGACACCAGAACACCACAACAAAAAACAGCCCTATTGGCGTTACTAAAACGCTTAAGACGTAAGTATCCTAAAGCCAAAATTGTTGGGCATCGCGATTTGTCTAAAGACCTAAACGGCAATGGAACAATAGAGTCTTTTGAGTGGTCTAAAGCCTGCCCATCTTATAACGCTTCATTAGAGTATAAGAACCTTTAA
- a CDS encoding ATP-dependent Clp protease proteolytic subunit, whose amino-acid sequence MKWNKIIAFTEGKKQVGSIEAAVNNNVAYFNIVGRIWSWSADQESILRREVENSIAAGVKDAIIEGSSEGGSVFATNDMKALFDKYDTVQIKVHALMASAFTYLTSHYHTTVKANTQGMIHMPILSVKGNVKEVRSTLKLGENITEDYAKAYANKTGKTVKQIKALWDSGDYWMNADELLKEGFVDAIEGEVEAFTDTDVMSLVACGAPIIPEVQSETQGKTEHKSKTNIMDKDELIAFLGLDSNATDEQIEAAKRAMKVDALKQRSQAEADKDKAETEANTKVEALVNKGISEKKFSADEAPHYTDLAKANFDATEKVIAAMPSKEKLSAQLKGEESTTGSASVKANWTLEDYLDNDPEAYEKLKAEKPKEAEALEAAYFSKQ is encoded by the coding sequence GTGAAATGGAATAAAATTATAGCCTTTACAGAAGGCAAGAAACAAGTTGGCAGCATAGAAGCGGCTGTTAATAACAATGTGGCTTACTTTAATATAGTTGGTCGCATTTGGTCTTGGAGTGCAGACCAGGAAAGTATTTTAAGACGCGAGGTAGAAAACTCTATAGCCGCTGGTGTAAAAGATGCAATTATAGAAGGTAGCAGTGAAGGTGGTTCTGTATTTGCCACTAACGACATGAAAGCTCTTTTTGACAAATACGATACCGTACAAATTAAAGTACATGCTTTAATGGCATCTGCATTTACTTATCTAACATCGCATTACCACACCACTGTAAAAGCCAATACTCAAGGTATGATACATATGCCTATTTTAAGTGTAAAGGGTAATGTTAAGGAAGTGAGAAGTACTTTAAAATTGGGTGAAAACATTACAGAAGATTATGCTAAAGCCTATGCTAATAAAACAGGAAAAACGGTAAAACAAATTAAAGCCTTATGGGATTCTGGTGACTACTGGATGAATGCAGATGAACTGCTTAAAGAAGGTTTTGTTGATGCTATTGAAGGCGAAGTAGAAGCCTTTACAGATACCGATGTGATGTCTTTAGTTGCCTGTGGTGCGCCTATAATTCCAGAAGTACAATCCGAAACTCAAGGGAAAACCGAACATAAATCTAAAACTAATATTATGGATAAAGATGAATTGATTGCCTTTTTAGGGCTTGATTCCAATGCTACCGATGAACAAATCGAGGCAGCTAAGCGCGCTATGAAAGTTGACGCTTTAAAACAACGCTCTCAAGCAGAAGCCGATAAAGACAAGGCCGAAACTGAAGCCAATACAAAAGTAGAAGCCTTAGTAAATAAAGGGATTTCTGAAAAGAAGTTTTCTGCAGATGAAGCTCCACATTATACTGATTTGGCTAAAGCTAATTTTGATGCAACCGAAAAGGTTATTGCTGCAATGCCTTCTAAAGAAAAATTAAGCGCACAGCTTAAAGGAGAAGAAAGTACTACAGGTAGTGCATCTGTTAAAGCCAATTGGACTTTAGAAGATTATTTAGATAATGATCCTGAAGCCTACGAAAAATTAAAAGCAGAAAAACCAAAAGAAGCTGAAGCCTTAGAAGCGGCTTACTTCAGTAAACAATAA
- a CDS encoding terminase gpP N-terminus-related DNA-binding protein: MAKDKERGIARIWYVDQGKTAKEIASKLKLTELTVGAWVKKYGWKEERNARENSVDKRVDNIKSVIDDITEDRSSARIRLNELKAELKEALKAKDEDEIQLNKDMISDIKKEIVGYDDAISKWNKTLENFDKENKVSLSSYLYVMDEIFKDLQSYDRSIYMTTLDFQEQHINKVSIQIG, encoded by the coding sequence ATGGCAAAAGATAAAGAGCGCGGCATTGCTAGAATTTGGTATGTAGACCAAGGCAAAACAGCTAAAGAGATTGCAAGTAAATTAAAACTAACAGAGCTTACTGTTGGGGCTTGGGTAAAAAAATACGGATGGAAAGAGGAGCGTAATGCTCGAGAAAACTCTGTAGACAAACGTGTCGATAACATTAAAAGTGTGATTGATGATATTACAGAAGATCGCAGTTCTGCTCGTATTCGATTAAACGAGTTAAAGGCTGAATTAAAAGAAGCTCTTAAAGCCAAAGATGAAGACGAAATTCAGCTAAACAAAGACATGATTTCCGACATAAAAAAGGAAATTGTTGGTTACGATGATGCCATAAGCAAATGGAACAAAACCTTAGAAAACTTCGATAAGGAAAACAAAGTTTCATTGTCTAGTTACTTGTATGTTATGGACGAAATTTTTAAGGATCTGCAAAGTTACGATCGTAGTATTTACATGACAACTCTAGACTTTCAAGAACAACACATTAACAAAGTAAGCATACAAATAGGATGA